The proteins below are encoded in one region of Roseovarius bejariae:
- a CDS encoding DMT family transporter, with protein MTKVYILLIFAIAAETVATSALQASQQFTKAGPTLLAVVGYAVALYLLGLTLKYIPVGIAYAVWSGLGIVFIAMIGFAMFGQKLDTPAIIGTGMILGGIVVIQLFSDTTPH; from the coding sequence ATGACCAAGGTTTATATCCTGTTGATCTTTGCCATCGCCGCCGAAACCGTGGCGACCAGTGCCTTGCAGGCCAGCCAGCAATTCACCAAGGCAGGACCGACTCTTCTGGCGGTCGTGGGCTATGCCGTGGCGCTTTACCTGCTGGGGCTGACGCTCAAGTATATCCCGGTGGGCATCGCATATGCGGTCTGGTCGGGGCTGGGGATCGTGTTTATCGCGATGATCGGTTTCGCGATGTTCGGCCAGAAACTGGACACCCCCGCCATCATCGGAACCGGCATGATCCTTGGCGGGATCGTGGTGATCCAACTGTTTTCAGACACCACCCCGCATTGA
- a CDS encoding tautomerase family protein, whose amino-acid sequence MPLVDIQLIEGVFDDGQKQKMIHDVTEAMVRIEGEPMRGVTWVRVHEVASGEWAIGGKSLTAADVKAVQSEPA is encoded by the coding sequence ATGCCACTTGTTGATATCCAATTGATCGAGGGCGTTTTTGATGACGGCCAGAAACAAAAGATGATCCATGATGTGACCGAAGCCATGGTAAGGATCGAGGGCGAACCCATGCGCGGTGTGACCTGGGTCAGGGTCCATGAAGTGGCCAGTGGCGAATGGGCCATCGGCGGCAAATCCTTGACCGCTGCCGATGTGAAAGCGGTGCAATCCGAGCCCGCGTGA
- the hfq gene encoding RNA chaperone Hfq, whose protein sequence is MASDRQNLQDAFLNQVRKTKIPVTIFLINGVKLQGVITWFDNFCILLRRDGQSQLVYKHAISTIMPSQPVSLYEGDDQG, encoded by the coding sequence ATGGCATCAGACCGACAAAATCTTCAGGACGCATTTCTCAATCAGGTCCGCAAGACCAAGATTCCGGTGACGATCTTCCTGATCAACGGTGTGAAATTGCAAGGTGTCATCACCTGGTTCGACAATTTCTGTATCCTTCTGCGCCGTGATGGCCAGTCGCAGCTTGTCTACAAGCACGCGATTTCCACCATCATGCCGTCACAGCCCGTCAGCCTTTATGAAGGCGACGACCAAGGGTGA
- a CDS encoding winged helix-turn-helix transcriptional regulator has protein sequence MTNTSYKQFCPVAMASEVLCTRWTIILLRELIAGSTRFNELRRGVPRMSPALLSKRLGELERAGIVERKRLPGPPEIEAYRLTEAGRDLRPVIESIGMWGQKWVETEPSLDNLDPELLMWDMRRNLNTDPVPRRRTVIEFIYPELPASQRKWWLIVEPDRTVDLCHIDPGFDVDLYATVDLRTMTEIWMGLRSVANAMDHEALVLVGPRPLIDTMQSWLGLSPFAAQEKLVG, from the coding sequence ATGACAAACACCAGCTACAAACAGTTTTGCCCGGTCGCCATGGCCTCAGAGGTTCTATGTACGCGGTGGACAATCATCCTGCTACGCGAGCTGATCGCGGGATCGACCCGGTTCAACGAATTGCGCCGGGGCGTGCCGCGGATGTCGCCCGCCCTTCTGTCCAAACGGTTGGGCGAACTGGAGCGCGCGGGCATCGTCGAACGCAAGCGCCTGCCCGGCCCCCCCGAAATCGAGGCCTACCGCCTGACCGAGGCCGGGCGCGATCTTCGGCCGGTCATCGAATCCATCGGCATGTGGGGGCAGAAATGGGTCGAAACCGAACCCTCGCTCGACAATCTCGACCCCGAGCTTCTGATGTGGGACATGCGGCGCAACCTGAACACCGACCCGGTGCCGAGGCGCCGTACGGTGATCGAGTTCATCTATCCCGAACTCCCCGCCTCCCAACGCAAATGGTGGCTGATCGTGGAACCGGACCGCACGGTCGACCTGTGCCACATCGACCCCGGTTTCGATGTCGATCTTTATGCCACCGTCGATCTGCGGACCATGACGGAAATCTGGATGGGCCTGCGCAGTGTTGCTAACGCGATGGATCACGAAGCACTCGTACTGGTGGGGCCCCGCCCCCTGATCGACACCATGCAAAGCTGGCTGGGCCTCAGTCCCTTCGCCGCGCAGGAAAAACTTGTCGGCTAG
- a CDS encoding TrkH family potassium uptake protein translates to MIARLLKFPLILVLAGLAALAMLLPALHAFMLEDHSVARAFFYSSVLGLAFVAITGLAMSGRQTEGASDIQHLGALFLAYTALPLFLALPFYEGLETTRYLNAYFEMVSSLTTTGATLFDTPGRIPEPLHLWRGLVGWFGGLMIWIAASAILAPLNLGGFEVTASAEPGQEATGFQRFERASATKRLQQVTGALAPIYLGLTALLCLFLMINGERAFVALIHAMSTMATSGISPIGGVQNGAAGYGGEIVLFLFMLFALSRLTFSTDTLTTGRHSLRDDPEFRLGVVLVLGVPLLLFSRHFVGAFDVDEMENFGQAAGALWGGMFTVLSFLSTTGFESTAWEAARGWSGLGTPGLILLGLALVGGGVATTAGGVKLLRVYALYLNGRRELERLVHPSSVGRATAGSRRLRRQGAFIAWVFFMLFALSLACVTVLMSALGQSFQNSIILSIAALSTTGPLTQIAAEVPIDLLSMEPLAKLVLCAAMVLGRLETLAIIALANPALWRD, encoded by the coding sequence ATGATCGCGCGGCTTCTCAAATTTCCATTGATCCTCGTGCTGGCCGGGCTTGCCGCGCTGGCGATGCTTTTGCCGGCGCTACATGCCTTCATGCTGGAGGATCACAGCGTCGCGCGGGCGTTTTTCTATTCCAGCGTTCTGGGGCTGGCCTTCGTGGCGATCACCGGGTTGGCGATGTCGGGGCGGCAAACCGAGGGGGCCTCGGATATTCAGCACCTTGGCGCGTTGTTCCTGGCCTATACCGCGCTGCCGCTGTTCCTGGCGCTGCCGTTTTACGAAGGGTTGGAGACCACCCGCTATCTCAATGCCTATTTCGAGATGGTCTCGTCGCTGACCACCACCGGGGCCACATTGTTCGACACTCCGGGGCGCATCCCTGAACCGCTGCACCTGTGGCGCGGATTGGTGGGATGGTTCGGGGGGCTGATGATCTGGATCGCGGCCTCGGCCATTCTGGCGCCGCTGAATCTTGGCGGTTTCGAAGTAACGGCCAGCGCCGAGCCGGGGCAAGAGGCCACCGGGTTCCAAAGGTTCGAGCGGGCCAGTGCCACGAAGCGCCTGCAACAGGTGACCGGCGCGCTGGCACCGATCTACCTGGGGCTGACCGCGCTTTTGTGCCTGTTCCTCATGATCAATGGAGAGCGTGCTTTCGTCGCTCTGATCCACGCCATGTCGACCATGGCCACCAGCGGCATTTCCCCGATTGGCGGGGTGCAGAATGGCGCCGCGGGCTATGGCGGTGAGATTGTCTTGTTCCTGTTCATGTTGTTTGCGCTGTCGCGGCTCACCTTCTCGACCGACACCTTGACCACAGGGCGGCACAGCCTGCGGGACGATCCCGAATTTCGGCTTGGGGTGGTTCTGGTTCTCGGTGTTCCGTTGCTCTTGTTCTCCCGGCACTTCGTGGGGGCTTTCGACGTGGACGAGATGGAAAATTTCGGCCAGGCGGCGGGGGCGCTTTGGGGCGGCATGTTCACCGTTCTGTCGTTCCTGTCGACCACCGGATTCGAAAGCACCGCCTGGGAGGCCGCGCGCGGCTGGTCCGGCCTTGGCACGCCGGGACTGATCCTGTTGGGGCTGGCGCTTGTCGGGGGCGGTGTGGCGACCACGGCGGGGGGCGTGAAGCTTCTGCGGGTTTATGCCCTTTACCTCAATGGACGCCGCGAATTGGAGCGGCTTGTTCACCCCTCGTCCGTTGGCCGCGCCACGGCGGGCAGTCGGCGCTTGCGCCGACAAGGGGCCTTCATCGCGTGGGTGTTCTTCATGCTTTTCGCGCTGTCGCTGGCATGTGTGACCGTATTGATGTCGGCATTGGGGCAAAGCTTTCAGAACTCCATTATCCTTTCGATTGCCGCGCTCAGCACCACCGGCCCGCTGACGCAGATCGCCGCCGAGGTGCCGATTGACCTTTTGTCGATGGAGCCGCTGGCCAAGTTGGTTCTTTGTGCGGCAATGGTTCTGGGGCGGCTTGAAACGCTGGCGATCATCGCATTGGCAAATCCGGCGCTTTGGAGAGATTAA
- a CDS encoding MFS transporter — translation MRAGTPGRVEFVALMAMLVATVAFSIDAMLPALPRIGQELTPEALNRAQLIVTSFILGLGVGTFFTGPLSDSFGRKRVILCGAAVYMAGAALAAMAPTLELILAARVLQGLGAATARVVPLAIIRDLYSGREMARIVSFVMMVFTLAPAVAPLVGSGIIVLAGWRGIFGSFILFATISSLWLTLRLAEPLPREARRPFSASALKEALRAVLAPPVVRIAIAVQTLCLTTLFSSISSIQQLFEVTFHRADQFPLWFFMMAICAGTGSFLNASLVMRLGMRRMISATLALQIGLTSIVLALFLIGLPEGLRFPVYLVWQTTIFFQAALTLGNINALAMEPLGHVAGMAASVVGALATVGSVILTIPVGLAFDGTPLPLLTGVLVAVSVARYLMVRLHRAEEYA, via the coding sequence ATGAGGGCGGGCACGCCGGGGCGCGTGGAATTCGTGGCGCTCATGGCGATGCTTGTGGCCACAGTGGCCTTTTCCATCGATGCCATGCTCCCCGCCCTGCCCCGTATCGGGCAGGAGTTGACCCCCGAGGCCCTGAACCGGGCACAATTGATCGTCACCTCCTTTATCCTCGGGCTGGGTGTGGGGACCTTTTTCACCGGGCCGTTGTCTGACAGTTTCGGGCGTAAACGCGTGATCCTCTGCGGGGCCGCGGTTTACATGGCCGGGGCGGCGCTGGCGGCGATGGCGCCCACCTTGGAATTGATCCTGGCCGCGCGGGTCCTGCAAGGGCTTGGGGCGGCCACGGCGCGGGTGGTGCCACTTGCCATCATCCGGGACCTCTATTCAGGCCGCGAGATGGCCCGCATCGTCAGTTTCGTGATGATGGTCTTTACCCTCGCCCCGGCTGTCGCGCCGCTGGTGGGCAGCGGCATTATCGTTCTCGCCGGCTGGCGCGGGATATTCGGAAGTTTCATCCTCTTCGCCACCATAAGCAGTCTTTGGCTGACCCTTCGGCTGGCCGAACCTCTCCCGCGCGAGGCACGCCGCCCCTTCAGTGCCTCGGCCCTGAAAGAAGCTTTGCGTGCGGTGCTGGCCCCGCCTGTGGTGCGTATCGCCATTGCGGTGCAAACCCTGTGCCTGACGACGCTGTTCAGTTCGATCAGTTCGATTCAGCAATTGTTCGAAGTAACCTTCCACCGGGCCGATCAGTTCCCGTTATGGTTCTTCATGATGGCGATCTGTGCCGGGACGGGCAGCTTCCTGAATGCCTCTCTGGTCATGCGCCTCGGGATGCGCCGGATGATCTCGGCGACGCTTGCCCTGCAAATCGGGCTGACATCAATCGTGCTGGCGCTTTTCCTGATCGGCCTGCCCGAGGGGCTGCGCTTTCCGGTTTACCTTGTCTGGCAAACCACGATCTTTTTCCAGGCGGCGCTGACGCTGGGCAATATCAACGCCCTGGCGATGGAGCCGCTGGGCCATGTGGCGGGCATGGCGGCCAGTGTGGTGGGCGCGCTGGCGACCGTCGGGTCGGTGATCCTGACGATCCCCGTGGGACTGGCCTTTGATGGCACGCCCCTGCCCTTGCTCACCGGGGTTCTGGTGGCGGTCAGCGTGGCGCGTTACCTCATGGTGCGCCTGCACCGCGCCGAGGAATACGCCTGA
- a CDS encoding group I truncated hemoglobin → MSQSLAHDLNTVTLFERLGGAAGIRRIVDGTVAAHMCNPVIKARFQPYEDQPERVEEIKQHTCDFFAAGSGGPDQYQGRSMAEAHRDMDIAAEEYEAAADDIMTTMTALNYDAALRDEVYGILQSLKDEIIHK, encoded by the coding sequence ATGTCCCAATCACTGGCACATGACCTCAACACCGTAACCTTGTTCGAAAGACTTGGCGGCGCCGCCGGAATCCGGCGGATCGTCGATGGCACCGTGGCCGCGCATATGTGCAACCCGGTGATCAAGGCGCGCTTCCAGCCCTACGAGGACCAACCCGAGCGTGTCGAGGAGATCAAGCAGCACACCTGCGATTTCTTTGCCGCCGGCAGTGGCGGGCCGGACCAGTACCAGGGGCGCAGCATGGCCGAAGCGCATCGCGACATGGACATAGCCGCCGAGGAATACGAGGCGGCAGCCGACGACATCATGACGACGATGACGGCGCTGAACTATGACGCGGCCCTGCGGGACGAGGTGTACGGAATCCTGCAATCGCTGAAGGATGAGATCATCCACAAGTAA
- a CDS encoding sigma-54-dependent transcriptional regulator, which translates to MSDILIVDDERDIRELIADILEDEGFGTRLAGNSDECMAQFAEAPPALLILDIWLKDSQMDGIDILKTVKRDFPDVPVVIISGHGNIEIAVAAIKQGAYDFIEKPFNIDQLMVVIRRGMETSRLRRENQKLKRRETGPTEMLGDSPAFRALIAQLDKVTKSNGRVMLTGPAGSGKELAARYIHANSNRSEAPFITVSSASVEPDRMEEVLFGRESEEGVQPGLLEEANGGILYFDEVADMPLGTQSKILRVLVDQTFLRVGGNAKVQVDLRVISSTSRDLEAEISADRFRRELYHRLNVVPIEVPGLEERREDIPALAAHFIEGLNRTQGLPLRELSDEAAALLQTMGWPGNVRQLRNVIERVLILGDASGEIEARELPGESEGAPAEEGRVVLSGTVATMPLREAREAFEREYLMTQINRFGGNISRTAEFVGMERSALHRKLKSLGVVTGSKAGAKNGAEDEDAKAG; encoded by the coding sequence ATGAGCGACATTCTGATTGTCGATGACGAGCGGGACATTCGGGAATTGATTGCCGATATCCTGGAGGATGAAGGTTTCGGCACCCGGCTTGCCGGGAATTCGGACGAGTGCATGGCGCAATTCGCCGAGGCGCCCCCCGCGCTTTTGATTCTCGATATCTGGCTGAAGGACAGCCAGATGGATGGGATCGACATCCTCAAGACCGTGAAGCGTGATTTCCCCGATGTGCCGGTGGTGATCATCTCGGGGCATGGCAACATCGAGATCGCCGTGGCCGCCATCAAGCAGGGCGCCTATGACTTCATCGAGAAGCCCTTCAATATCGACCAGCTTATGGTGGTGATCCGGCGCGGGATGGAAACCAGCCGGCTGCGCCGCGAGAATCAAAAGCTGAAACGGCGTGAGACCGGCCCGACCGAGATGTTGGGGGACAGCCCCGCCTTCCGGGCTCTCATTGCGCAGTTGGACAAGGTGACGAAATCCAACGGGCGGGTGATGCTGACCGGGCCCGCGGGATCGGGCAAGGAACTGGCCGCGCGGTATATCCATGCCAATTCCAACCGCTCGGAAGCGCCCTTTATCACGGTCAGTTCCGCCTCGGTCGAGCCGGACCGGATGGAAGAGGTTCTGTTTGGCCGCGAAAGCGAAGAGGGCGTGCAGCCCGGTCTTCTGGAAGAAGCCAACGGCGGGATTCTGTATTTCGACGAGGTGGCGGATATGCCGCTTGGCACGCAATCCAAAATCCTGCGGGTGCTGGTGGATCAGACCTTCCTGCGGGTGGGGGGCAATGCCAAGGTTCAGGTGGATCTGCGGGTAATTTCCTCGACCTCGCGGGATCTTGAGGCCGAGATTTCCGCGGATCGGTTCCGGCGTGAGTTGTATCACCGCCTCAACGTGGTGCCGATCGAGGTTCCCGGACTGGAGGAGCGGCGCGAGGATATTCCCGCACTGGCCGCCCATTTCATCGAGGGGCTGAACCGGACGCAGGGCCTGCCGCTCAGGGAATTGAGCGACGAGGCGGCGGCGCTTTTGCAGACCATGGGCTGGCCCGGCAATGTGCGCCAGTTGCGCAACGTGATCGAGCGGGTGCTGATCCTTGGCGATGCCAGCGGCGAGATCGAGGCGCGCGAATTGCCCGGCGAGAGCGAAGGCGCGCCCGCCGAGGAGGGGCGCGTGGTGCTGTCGGGAACGGTGGCCACCATGCCCCTGCGCGAGGCGCGCGAAGCCTTTGAGCGCGAATACCTGATGACGCAGATCAACCGATTTGGTGGAAACATCAGCCGTACGGCGGAATTCGTCGGCATGGAGCGCAGCGCGCTGCACCGCAAGCTGAAGTCGCTGGGGGTTGTGACAGGCTCCAAGGCGGGGGCGAAAAACGGGGCCGAAGACGAAGACGCCAAGGCCGGGTGA
- the trkA gene encoding Trk system potassium transporter TrkA has translation MKVIICGAGQVGWQIARHLSGEKNDVTVVDNNPDLVRRATDTLDVQGLAGFASYPDILDRAGARDADMIIAATYSDEVNMVTCQVAHSVFAIPRKIARLRSQSYLDAIYSDLYRRDHMPIDVVISPEREVAEAALQRLAAPAAFDTEQFLGGRAQLMGLRLDEDCPVVNTPLRQLSDLFSTLRVVVLGIRREGRLFAPEAGDQLFVGDEAYVFAPREDIPRTLEVFGKRQDKQERLVIVGGGNIGLAVAKTLEEHRTGTRTKMIERERRCAERAADALERTIVLNGDGLETSLLNEAGIARADAVLCVTDDDKTNMLAAVRAKAAGCPYAIALINDPTLAALMEPLGIDAYINPRATTVSSILRHIRHGRVKSVYSIGDAEAEVIEAEIMSTSSIAGKAIRDIDFPEGVLVGAVRKGGEIRKPTGGLKIEAGDVVVLFALAADVGRVEQLLQVSIDFF, from the coding sequence ATGAAAGTCATCATCTGCGGGGCCGGTCAGGTTGGCTGGCAGATCGCGCGCCACCTGTCGGGCGAAAAGAACGACGTGACCGTGGTGGACAACAACCCCGATCTGGTACGGCGGGCGACCGATACGCTGGATGTGCAGGGGCTGGCGGGGTTTGCCAGTTATCCCGACATCCTTGACCGGGCAGGCGCGCGCGATGCCGATATGATCATTGCCGCCACCTATTCGGACGAGGTGAACATGGTCACCTGCCAGGTGGCGCATTCGGTCTTTGCCATTCCACGCAAGATCGCCCGGTTGCGCAGCCAGTCCTATCTGGATGCGATCTATTCCGATCTTTACCGGCGCGATCACATGCCCATCGACGTGGTGATCAGCCCTGAACGCGAGGTGGCCGAGGCCGCATTGCAGCGTTTGGCGGCCCCCGCCGCCTTCGATACCGAGCAATTCCTTGGCGGGCGGGCGCAGCTTATGGGCCTGCGGCTGGACGAGGATTGCCCGGTGGTCAACACGCCGCTTCGGCAATTGAGCGACCTGTTTTCGACGCTGCGGGTCGTTGTGCTGGGCATTCGCCGCGAGGGTCGGTTGTTCGCGCCCGAGGCGGGGGATCAGTTGTTCGTGGGGGACGAAGCCTATGTCTTTGCCCCGCGCGAGGATATTCCCCGCACGCTGGAGGTTTTCGGCAAGCGGCAGGATAAACAGGAGCGGTTGGTGATCGTCGGGGGCGGCAACATCGGCCTTGCGGTGGCGAAAACGCTGGAAGAACATCGCACCGGCACCCGCACCAAGATGATCGAACGCGAACGGCGCTGTGCTGAGCGCGCGGCCGATGCGCTTGAGCGGACCATCGTTTTGAATGGCGATGGTCTTGAGACCAGCCTGCTGAACGAGGCCGGGATTGCCCGCGCCGATGCGGTGCTCTGTGTGACCGACGACGACAAGACCAACATGCTGGCCGCCGTACGGGCCAAGGCGGCGGGGTGCCCCTATGCCATTGCCCTGATCAACGATCCGACGCTGGCCGCCCTGATGGAGCCGCTGGGGATTGATGCCTATATCAACCCCCGCGCCACCACCGTCAGTTCGATCCTGCGCCACATCCGCCATGGGCGGGTGAAATCGGTCTATTCCATCGGTGACGCCGAGGCCGAAGTGATCGAGGCCGAGATCATGTCGACCTCGTCCATCGCGGGCAAGGCCATTCGCGACATCGACTTTCCCGAAGGCGTTCTGGTGGGGGCGGTGCGCAAAGGGGGCGAGATCCGCAAACCCACGGGGGGCCTGAAGATCGAGGCGGGCGACGTGGTGGTCCTGTTCGCGCTGGCGGCGGACGTGGGCCGGGTGGAGCAATTGCTTCAGGTCTCGATCGATTTCTTCTGA
- a CDS encoding potassium channel family protein, which yields MRGAKALTLLAMLLLIIAGGTVFFHRVEGWSWLDSYFFTVVTLSTVGYGELVPATPMGKIGTTVFILVGLGIFAVAIQQFGAFAVKKREEHTEWLIARLGHRHPNDQEEPEAANDPDTPESGER from the coding sequence ATGCGTGGTGCCAAGGCCCTGACCCTTCTGGCGATGCTTTTGCTTATCATCGCGGGCGGCACGGTGTTCTTTCACCGTGTCGAGGGCTGGTCGTGGCTCGATAGTTATTTCTTTACCGTCGTGACCCTCTCCACTGTGGGGTATGGCGAGTTGGTCCCCGCCACCCCCATGGGCAAGATCGGCACCACGGTTTTCATCCTTGTGGGCCTTGGCATCTTTGCCGTGGCGATCCAGCAATTCGGTGCCTTCGCGGTCAAGAAACGCGAGGAACACACTGAATGGCTGATCGCGCGACTGGGGCATCGCCATCCAAATGATCAGGAAGAACCCGAGGCGGCCAACGATCCCGACACCCCCGAAAGTGGCGAACGATGA
- the hflX gene encoding GTPase HflX, producing MTTPTTTEREDTRAWVLHPDIRGHEAARDADLALEEAISLAHALPGLNVVGSEVVRLPRPHPGMLFGKGKLEELKERMEANDVGLVLVDGPVSPVQQRNLEKALGVKLLDRTGLILEIFSERAATREGVLQVEMAALSYQRTRLVRAWTHLERQRGGLGFVGGPGETQIEADRRAIDEQLVRLRRQLDKVVKTRELHRASRAKVPFPIVALVGYTNAGKSTLFNRMTGAKVMAKDMLFATLDPTMRRIELPGGGPEVILSDTVGFISDLPTELVAAFRATLEEVLAADLIVHVRDISHPETEEQAEDVHAILDSLGVTEDTPQIEVWNKIDRLDPGAREAIVTRAARLDNVQALSAWTGEGMEALIEAITAGITEATHETTLTLGFDEGRKRAWLFEKGVVEGEEQGEDGFTLTVRWSARQQAQFEQL from the coding sequence GTGACGACCCCCACGACGACGGAACGCGAAGACACCCGGGCCTGGGTGTTGCATCCCGACATTCGCGGCCACGAGGCGGCGCGCGATGCCGATCTCGCCTTGGAGGAGGCGATTTCGCTGGCGCATGCGCTGCCCGGTCTGAACGTGGTCGGCAGCGAAGTCGTGCGCCTGCCGCGCCCACACCCGGGGATGCTGTTTGGCAAGGGCAAGCTGGAAGAGCTGAAAGAGCGGATGGAGGCCAACGACGTGGGCCTTGTGCTGGTGGACGGCCCGGTCAGCCCCGTGCAGCAGCGCAACCTTGAGAAGGCCCTTGGGGTGAAGTTGCTGGACCGGACCGGCCTGATCCTTGAGATTTTCAGCGAACGCGCCGCCACCCGCGAAGGTGTGTTGCAGGTGGAAATGGCCGCGCTCAGCTATCAGCGCACGCGTCTGGTACGGGCATGGACCCACCTTGAACGGCAACGCGGCGGGTTGGGCTTTGTCGGCGGCCCGGGCGAGACCCAGATCGAGGCCGACCGCCGCGCCATCGACGAACAACTGGTGCGCCTGCGGCGGCAGTTGGACAAGGTTGTGAAAACCCGCGAGTTGCACCGCGCCTCACGGGCCAAGGTGCCGTTTCCCATCGTTGCCCTGGTGGGCTACACCAACGCGGGCAAATCGACGCTGTTCAACCGGATGACCGGCGCCAAGGTCATGGCCAAGGACATGCTGTTTGCCACGCTGGACCCCACCATGCGGCGGATCGAACTGCCCGGTGGCGGGCCCGAGGTGATCCTGTCGGACACGGTGGGCTTCATCAGCGATTTGCCGACCGAACTGGTTGCCGCGTTTCGCGCCACGCTGGAAGAGGTGCTGGCCGCCGATCTGATCGTGCATGTGCGGGATATTTCCCACCCCGAAACCGAGGAACAGGCCGAGGATGTGCACGCCATTCTGGACAGCCTCGGTGTGACGGAGGACACGCCGCAAATCGAAGTCTGGAACAAGATCGACCGGCTTGACCCCGGCGCGCGCGAGGCGATTGTGACCCGGGCGGCGCGTCTGGACAATGTGCAGGCCTTGTCGGCCTGGACGGGGGAGGGGATGGAGGCGCTGATCGAGGCGATCACCGCCGGCATCACCGAAGCGACGCATGAAACCACCCTGACGCTTGGCTTTGACGAGGGGCGCAAGCGCGCGTGGCTGTTCGAAAAGGGCGTGGTCGAGGGCGAGGAGCAAGGCGAGGACGGTTTTACCCTGACCGTGCGTTGGAGCGCGAGGCAACAGGCGCAGTTCGAACAGCTTTGA
- a CDS encoding DsbA family oxidoreductase: protein MVKLDIISDPICPWCYIGKTLLDQALAERPNHPFSINWHPFQLNPDMPREGMDRRAYLEAKFGGQEGAVQAYLPVVEKAREAGLNINFEAIERTPNTLDAHRLIHWAGIEDRQMAMAVALFKAYFEDGRDIGDREVLADLADSLEMDAAVVRRLLDSDADEAAIIERDKQFREMGITSVPTFIVNGEHAVPGAQPPELWVRVIDEITGQLSAGEG, encoded by the coding sequence ATGGTCAAGCTTGATATCATTTCTGACCCGATCTGCCCCTGGTGCTACATCGGGAAAACCCTTCTGGATCAGGCGCTTGCCGAGCGCCCGAACCACCCGTTCTCGATCAACTGGCATCCGTTCCAGCTCAATCCCGACATGCCGCGCGAGGGCATGGACCGCCGCGCATATCTTGAGGCCAAGTTCGGCGGTCAGGAAGGCGCGGTGCAGGCCTATTTGCCAGTGGTGGAAAAGGCCCGGGAGGCTGGGCTGAATATCAACTTCGAAGCCATCGAACGGACGCCCAACACGCTGGATGCCCACCGCCTGATCCATTGGGCGGGGATCGAAGACCGGCAGATGGCCATGGCCGTGGCCCTGTTCAAAGCCTATTTCGAAGACGGCCGCGACATCGGCGACCGCGAGGTTCTGGCCGATCTGGCCGACAGCCTTGAGATGGACGCCGCCGTGGTGCGCCGCCTGCTGGACAGTGACGCGGATGAGGCGGCGATCATTGAACGCGACAAGCAGTTCCGCGAGATGGGCATCACCTCGGTCCCGACCTTCATCGTCAACGGAGAGCACGCCGTCCCCGGCGCGCAACCGCCCGAGTTGTGGGTCAGGGTGATCGACGAGATCACCGGGCAACTGTCCGCGGGTGAGGGTTGA